In a genomic window of Helianthus annuus cultivar XRQ/B chromosome 10, HanXRQr2.0-SUNRISE, whole genome shotgun sequence:
- the LOC110880916 gene encoding ATP-dependent DNA helicase PIF1-like, with product MPNHKLVLKVGVPIMLLRNLDQKNGLCNGTRLQVVTLGDWIIEAKVISGNNIGTRTFIPRINLSPSDKRIPFKLQRRQFPIAVCFAMTINKSQGQSLSKVGLFLKQPVFTHGQLYVAVFKSQKHGWFKDVNIRR from the coding sequence ATGCCGAATCATAAGTTGGTTTTAAAAGTTGGTGTTCCCATCATGCTTTTACGTAACCTTGATCAGAAAAACGGTCTGTGCAATGGTACAAGATTACAAGTCGTTACACTTGGTGATTGGATTATTGAAGCAAAAGTGATTTCTGGTAATAATATTGGTACTAGAACTTTTATACCAAGGATCAATCTTTCGCCCTCTGACAAACGAATACCTTTCAAGCTTCAAAGAAGGCAATTCCCGATAGCTGTGTGTTTTGCAATGACGATAAATAAAAGCCAGGGACAGTCATTATCGAAGGTTGGTTTGTTTCTAAAGCAGCCTGTTTTCACTCACGGACAACTATATGTTGCAGTTTTCAAGAGTCAAAAGCATGGATGGTTTAAGGATGTTAATATTAGACGCTGA